Proteins encoded by one window of Aerosakkonema funiforme FACHB-1375:
- a CDS encoding ribonuclease R family protein — MEFSIATLLSNFPDDKLVAVKALEKKLGCQDEPCLHQLEIALDALEKIGILVKERGKYRRIFEPGVVEAKLRCSSKGFCFAIQNVEGAADIYVRESHLSTAWNGDRVLVKITKEGNRRRSPEGEVRLILERANPSVLARVKQTVDRLGRTIYRAVPLDDRLLFELDLLANGKNLAQSIDHLVHVEILRYPLATSPPVGRVAQILGSDAEAAADIDIVCCKHDLPRSFPDAVLKAVEKLPNAPTRTDLKNRFDLRHLVTIAITPDAANENDESTSVVEQAFTLEKIDAENWRVGVHIADVAYYVPIDSPIDREAQRRGRCVHLGETILPLLPEALLERCSLIVGEDKLAISVLLTLNGAGELVEFEIQPSVIQVDYQLSQSQARAILLRHEVPLSRAMMHDVAPVIPTLDQLVVLSQGVRQQRRKRGGFEIKKSESENQFNSQFNDEGSSNVLVSLPGHPDRSTIAEWMILVNQVVGNHMNALGVPTMYRVQPAPDPDDVQESIKLAGNLGIDLQLEQEDAVLPSDFQSFIQQFAASKSEKVLSSLLQATLKPAVYSTAPASHFSLALESGYVHCISPAQRYSDLLVQRLLQAVFEQGRDRRTTRAKEQVNLRHSSCHGNINWNVLPPALQEELEAHLTAVVVPLNERQKEAEDAEADLAGLKKAELMKERTGEVFPGVITGVQSYGFFVEMEVPLPDGKLFYPEGLVHVSSLKDDWYEYRSRQEALVGRKNRKQYRLGDRVEVQVKSVDYYRQQIDLVTVGSDGETLDDDLEDDPFINMDDD; from the coding sequence ATGGAATTTTCAATCGCTACACTGCTTTCTAATTTTCCAGATGATAAATTGGTCGCTGTCAAAGCCTTAGAAAAAAAACTGGGTTGCCAGGATGAACCTTGTCTGCACCAATTAGAAATAGCTTTAGATGCTCTGGAAAAAATTGGCATTTTGGTAAAGGAGCGGGGCAAATATCGTCGGATATTTGAGCCTGGAGTTGTGGAAGCCAAACTGCGCTGTTCCAGTAAAGGATTTTGTTTTGCAATTCAAAATGTAGAAGGAGCAGCAGATATTTACGTGCGGGAAAGCCATCTGAGTACAGCTTGGAATGGCGATCGCGTTCTAGTCAAAATTACCAAAGAAGGCAATAGAAGGCGCTCTCCAGAAGGAGAAGTACGCTTGATTCTAGAACGCGCCAATCCCAGCGTGCTAGCGCGAGTCAAACAAACCGTAGACCGACTGGGACGTACAATATACAGGGCAGTTCCTTTGGACGATCGGCTATTATTTGAACTCGACCTGCTTGCCAATGGCAAAAATTTAGCCCAATCAATCGATCACCTCGTCCACGTGGAAATCCTCCGCTATCCTTTGGCGACAAGTCCCCCCGTCGGTCGCGTAGCCCAAATCTTGGGCAGCGATGCGGAAGCTGCTGCCGATATCGATATAGTTTGTTGTAAGCACGATTTACCGCGCAGCTTTCCCGATGCTGTGCTGAAAGCTGTTGAAAAATTACCTAATGCACCAACTAGAACAGACCTGAAAAATAGATTCGATCTGCGACATTTGGTCACCATTGCCATTACTCCCGACGCTGCGAATGAAAACGATGAAAGTACATCGGTGGTAGAACAGGCTTTTACCCTAGAAAAAATTGATGCCGAAAACTGGCGTGTGGGAGTTCATATTGCCGATGTAGCCTACTATGTCCCGATCGACTCGCCGATCGATCGGGAAGCGCAGCGGCGAGGTAGGTGCGTGCATCTAGGCGAAACGATACTGCCACTGTTGCCAGAAGCCCTCTTAGAGCGTTGTTCTCTGATCGTGGGAGAAGACAAGCTCGCTATTTCGGTGCTGCTGACGCTCAACGGCGCTGGCGAATTGGTGGAATTTGAAATTCAACCCAGCGTCATTCAGGTAGACTATCAGCTCTCCCAGTCGCAAGCACGGGCAATTCTGTTGCGTCACGAGGTTCCTCTCAGTCGAGCGATGATGCACGATGTGGCACCGGTGATTCCTACCCTCGATCAACTGGTGGTGCTGAGTCAGGGGGTGAGGCAACAACGACGAAAGCGAGGTGGATTTGAAATTAAGAAATCGGAAAGCGAGAACCAATTTAACAGCCAGTTTAACGATGAAGGATCGAGTAATGTACTGGTGAGCTTGCCAGGACACCCAGACCGATCGACGATCGCAGAATGGATGATATTAGTAAATCAGGTGGTGGGTAACCACATGAACGCGCTGGGAGTACCGACGATGTACCGAGTTCAGCCCGCACCCGATCCCGATGATGTCCAAGAATCGATCAAGTTAGCTGGCAATCTGGGGATAGATTTGCAACTAGAACAGGAAGATGCGGTTCTTCCTTCTGATTTCCAAAGTTTTATCCAGCAATTTGCTGCTTCTAAGTCGGAAAAAGTCCTGAGTTCTTTGTTGCAAGCTACTTTGAAACCAGCCGTTTACAGCACAGCACCCGCTTCTCACTTTAGTTTGGCTTTGGAATCGGGTTATGTCCACTGCATCTCGCCAGCGCAGCGCTACTCGGATTTATTGGTACAACGGTTGCTGCAAGCTGTGTTCGAGCAAGGGCGCGATCGTCGTACCACTCGCGCTAAAGAACAAGTCAATCTGCGTCACAGTTCCTGTCACGGCAATATCAATTGGAACGTTCTGCCACCTGCGTTACAGGAAGAACTAGAAGCGCATCTGACTGCTGTAGTTGTACCTCTTAACGAACGACAAAAAGAAGCGGAAGATGCAGAGGCAGATTTGGCAGGACTTAAAAAAGCCGAGTTGATGAAAGAACGCACCGGTGAAGTTTTTCCTGGTGTGATTACTGGCGTTCAATCCTACGGTTTCTTTGTGGAAATGGAAGTGCCTCTGCCAGATGGAAAGTTATTTTACCCAGAAGGATTGGTACACGTATCGTCTCTCAAAGATGATTGGTACGAATATCGCTCTCGACAAGAGGCGCTTGTAGGGCGCAAGAACCGCAAGCAATATCGCTTGGGCGATCGCGTCGAAGTTCAAGTTAAAAGCGTTGATTACTACCGTCAGCAAATAGATTTGGTGACGGTAGGTAGCGACGGCGAAACTTTGGACGATGACTTAGAAGACGACCCCTTTATCAATATGGATGATGATTAA
- a CDS encoding UbiX family flavin prenyltransferase, which yields MTKPLILGVSGASGLIYAVRALKFLLEADMTIELVASKSTYMVWQAEQNISMPANPIQQEQFWREQAGVATQGKLRCHPWGDVGANIASGSFRTLGMLVMPCSMSTVAKLAVGLSSDLLERAADVQLKEGRQLVIVPRETPLSLIHLRNLTALAEAGAAIVPAIPAWYHNPQTIEDLVDFVVARALDRLDIDCVPIQRWQGHQEEF from the coding sequence GTGACCAAACCTTTGATTCTTGGGGTCTCAGGGGCATCCGGCCTCATCTACGCCGTTCGGGCATTAAAATTTCTGCTGGAGGCGGATATGACGATCGAGCTTGTGGCGTCAAAATCCACTTATATGGTTTGGCAGGCAGAACAAAATATCTCTATGCCTGCCAACCCTATCCAGCAAGAACAATTCTGGCGCGAACAAGCTGGGGTGGCAACACAAGGTAAACTGCGCTGTCACCCTTGGGGTGATGTAGGCGCTAACATTGCAAGTGGTTCCTTCCGCACTTTGGGGATGCTCGTGATGCCGTGCAGTATGAGTACGGTCGCTAAGCTGGCAGTAGGTCTGAGTTCCGACCTTTTGGAACGCGCTGCTGATGTCCAGCTTAAGGAAGGACGCCAACTCGTGATCGTACCCCGCGAGACGCCTTTGAGTTTGATTCATCTGCGAAATTTAACTGCTTTGGCAGAAGCTGGTGCCGCCATTGTGCCAGCTATCCCAGCGTGGTATCACAATCCTCAGACTATTGAAGATCTGGTGGATTTTGTGGTTGCTCGCGCTTTAGATCGGCTGGATATTGACTGTGTTCCTATCCAGCGTTGGCAAGGACACCAGGAGGAATTTTAG
- a CDS encoding LapA family protein, with protein sequence MSRIILLLVVLLGLIIFALQNLSPVVLVFLGMKSLGLPLGVWILGAIAAGFCSSLLIGALFQVSNYLSEEQLRSRIRTLEAEVSRSQGQAPRQSPYSNQTASYSTSTQTAPNWQKSSSNDDYLEDDEDEEDEAIYETPSYKDNVGNRANYEVKQEPTSSSKSGSVYSYSYKEPRNTGVGKTESVYDAEYRVITPPYRQPEPQQEESWQSDKKTGRDDDWGFEDDDDFDDEDDRPGSRS encoded by the coding sequence ATGTCTCGGATTATATTGCTGCTTGTGGTTCTCTTAGGGCTAATTATATTTGCCCTGCAAAATTTATCGCCAGTTGTGCTAGTCTTTTTGGGGATGAAATCGCTGGGTTTGCCACTCGGAGTGTGGATTTTGGGTGCGATCGCAGCTGGTTTCTGCTCTTCCTTGCTGATTGGTGCTTTGTTCCAAGTGTCGAACTATTTATCTGAGGAACAGTTGCGATCGCGCATCCGCACGCTCGAAGCTGAAGTATCCCGTTCGCAAGGGCAAGCACCCCGCCAGAGTCCTTATTCCAACCAAACGGCCTCTTACTCTACTTCTACTCAAACTGCTCCTAACTGGCAGAAAAGTTCATCTAATGATGACTATTTAGAAGATGATGAAGATGAGGAAGATGAGGCAATTTACGAAACTCCCAGTTATAAAGATAATGTCGGCAACCGCGCTAATTATGAAGTCAAGCAAGAGCCGACAAGCAGCTCTAAATCAGGTTCTGTCTATTCTTACAGTTATAAAGAACCTCGAAATACAGGCGTCGGAAAAACCGAATCTGTTTACGATGCCGAGTACCGAGTAATTACACCGCCTTATCGGCAACCAGAACCACAGCAAGAAGAAAGCTGGCAATCTGACAAAAAAACTGGCCGTGATGATGATTGGGGATTTGAGGATGATGATGATTTTGATGATGAAGACGATCGCCCCGGTTCTCGCTCTTAA
- the purU gene encoding formyltetrahydrofolate deformylase, which produces MTNPTATLLVSCPDSRGLVAKIANFIYANGGNIIHADHHTDFAAGLFLTRIEWQLDGFNLPRDLIGPAFNAIAQPLQANWQLHFSDTKPRISIWVSRQDHCLFDLIWRHQAKEFDAEVPLIISNHPDLKDLATQFGAEFAHIPVNKDSKREQEANQLELLRQYNIDLVVLAKYMQILSPEFITEFSKKIINIHHSFLPAFVGANPYQQAYERGVKIIGATAHYVTSELDAGPIIEQDVVRVSHRDDVADLIRKGKDLERMVLARAVRSHLQNRVLVYGNRTVVFE; this is translated from the coding sequence ATGACAAATCCCACAGCAACCCTGTTAGTTTCTTGCCCAGACAGTCGAGGATTGGTAGCAAAAATTGCCAATTTTATTTATGCGAATGGCGGTAATATTATTCACGCGGATCATCATACCGACTTCGCCGCCGGATTATTTCTTACTCGCATTGAATGGCAGTTGGATGGGTTTAATCTGCCCCGCGATTTAATAGGCCCCGCTTTTAATGCGATCGCTCAACCTTTACAAGCTAATTGGCAATTGCACTTTTCCGATACTAAACCGCGCATTTCCATTTGGGTAAGTCGTCAAGATCATTGTCTTTTTGACCTGATTTGGCGTCACCAAGCTAAAGAATTTGACGCTGAAGTTCCATTGATTATCAGCAACCATCCTGATTTAAAAGATTTGGCTACTCAATTCGGTGCGGAATTTGCCCATATCCCTGTTAATAAAGATAGTAAAAGAGAGCAGGAAGCGAATCAATTAGAATTGCTCCGTCAGTACAACATTGACTTAGTTGTATTGGCGAAATATATGCAGATTCTTAGCCCAGAATTTATCACGGAATTTTCTAAAAAAATTATCAATATTCACCATTCCTTTTTACCTGCTTTTGTAGGAGCTAATCCTTACCAACAAGCCTATGAAAGAGGTGTAAAAATTATCGGTGCTACTGCCCATTACGTCACATCCGAATTGGATGCAGGGCCGATTATTGAGCAAGATGTAGTGCGAGTCAGCCACCGAGATGATGTTGCCGATTTGATTCGCAAAGGCAAAGACTTGGAGCGAATGGTGTTAGCAAGAGCGGTGCGATCGCACTTACAAAACCGAGTATTAGTTTACGGGAATCGAACTGTTGTTTTTGAATAG
- a CDS encoding WD40 domain-containing protein, producing MTVEEALAIVETVLDHKSLSTIQELVFRESWQGRSYQEMAKSYAYDAAYLKDSGYKLWQMLSKAFGQKVSKNNLSSVLKLYVRQLKDAEQNIGRGVTPVSVTSATPTDPKSNVDRPENSIFITGAKLDCGAGAIAQTLGNQMAQTNRDWGDAIDVSVFYGRSAELLQLEQWILKERCRLVALLGMGGIGKTALSVKLAERIQGHFDFVIWRSLRNAPPIQEILADLIQFLSNQQEINLPERVETRITLSIEYLRLYRCLIVLDNWETILCGSDISSNTLRERAGRYREGYEDYGQLLRCVGETCHQSTVILTSREKPIGFSSKEGENLPIRSFPMPGLKVTEARELFQAKGSFSGSEEEWKLLIQHYGGNPLALKMVAAAVRDIFDSNISKILEYLNNGTLVFEDIRDLLEQHFKRLPDVEKEVMYWLAIARETTSIKKLQEEILLAASKQKVIEALQFLVGRSLIEKNADGFTQQPVVMQYVTEKFIDCICEEITEARAKQNLEEISLFRNHPIIEAQAKDYVRETQIRLILKPIKEKLLSTFKSNTLLEQHLAQILTNLRGKPDIEIGYAGGNIINLLRQMQTDLSSYDFSDLTIWEAYLVDVNLHYVNFQNSNLAKSVFAETLGSILSVQFSPDGQLFAMGDTNGEIHLWQVRDGKHLLTCKKHNSWVWSIAFSPDGQILASCSFDETVKLWDIRNGQCLKTLRGHIHCIWSVAFSPPSDILASAGDDRTVKLWDINTGKCIKTLEGHTHIINAIAFNPEGTMLASGSNDETIKLWDIATHKCLKTLHGHTSKIWSVAFSPDGKILASGSSDRTVKLWDVANGNCLKTLQGHHNWILSVAFDPQGKILATGSEDGTVKLWDIDTGKCFKTLQGHPDRVWSVAFHPDSQILATGGDGRIIKLWNVATYQCFKTLQGQLGNTIWSLSFSPNSFILASGGEDGMVRLWDIQAGKCLKTFPTHTNCIWSVAFSPDSQTLVSGGADCTPKLWDFSTGQCQITNENHAHHIRTVAFSPDGKIFATGSEDYTVKVWDVLTRQCRNTFEGHTDLVLSIAFSPDGRIVATSSGDRTVKLWDVSSAQCLKTLEKHSCFVFSIDFHQNGWMLAANDKNTVKLWDISTGECVKVLVGHSDRVRCLAFSPDGQILASAGEDNTIRCWDVNTGQCFAILEGHSNFVLSVDFSLDSQILASGSQDETIKLWNVTTGECLKTLRSPRAYEGMKISGVAGLTEATVATLKMLGAQG from the coding sequence ATGACCGTTGAGGAAGCGCTGGCGATTGTAGAGACCGTTCTCGACCACAAAAGTTTGAGCACCATTCAAGAGCTGGTGTTTCGGGAATCTTGGCAAGGTCGGTCATACCAAGAGATGGCCAAAAGCTATGCTTATGATGCGGCTTACCTCAAAGATAGTGGCTATAAGCTGTGGCAGATGCTCTCGAAAGCATTTGGCCAGAAGGTTAGTAAAAATAATTTATCTTCTGTACTGAAGCTATACGTAAGGCAGCTTAAGGACGCAGAACAAAATATTGGTAGGGGAGTAACCCCAGTTTCAGTAACATCCGCAACTCCAACAGATCCGAAGTCGAACGTCGATCGACCTGAAAATAGCATATTCATTACTGGGGCTAAACTTGACTGCGGAGCTGGCGCGATCGCTCAAACATTGGGTAACCAGATGGCCCAAACTAATCGGGATTGGGGCGATGCGATCGATGTCTCTGTTTTTTACGGTCGCAGTGCAGAATTACTCCAGCTAGAGCAGTGGATTTTAAAAGAAAGGTGTCGCCTAGTCGCGCTATTGGGTATGGGGGGTATTGGCAAAACCGCTCTATCTGTCAAGTTAGCAGAACGGATTCAGGGACATTTTGATTTTGTCATCTGGCGCAGTCTCCGCAATGCGCCACCAATTCAAGAAATACTAGCAGACCTGATTCAATTCCTTTCTAACCAACAAGAAATCAACTTACCTGAAAGGGTAGAAACAAGAATCACTCTCTCGATCGAATATTTACGTTTGTACCGCTGCTTAATAGTCCTTGATAATTGGGAAACTATTCTATGTGGTAGCGATATCTCATCCAATACACTACGGGAACGTGCTGGGCGTTACCGCGAAGGATATGAGGATTACGGTCAATTGCTCAGATGTGTGGGAGAAACGTGCCATCAAAGCACAGTCATATTGACCAGTCGAGAGAAACCTATAGGATTTTCATCCAAAGAAGGAGAAAATTTACCGATTCGTTCCTTCCCAATGCCAGGTTTAAAGGTAACAGAAGCGCGGGAACTATTCCAAGCTAAAGGTTCCTTCTCTGGGTCAGAGGAGGAATGGAAACTTTTAATTCAACATTATGGCGGTAATCCGCTCGCACTAAAAATGGTTGCTGCGGCTGTTCGAGATATATTCGATAGCAATATTTCTAAAATTTTAGAATACTTGAATAATGGGACTTTAGTTTTTGAGGATATCCGCGACCTTTTAGAACAGCATTTTAAACGTTTGCCGGATGTAGAAAAAGAAGTGATGTACTGGTTGGCGATCGCTCGCGAGACAACAAGTATAAAAAAACTTCAAGAAGAAATTTTGTTAGCAGCATCAAAGCAAAAAGTCATTGAAGCGCTACAATTTCTAGTCGGGCGATCGCTAATTGAAAAAAATGCCGATGGCTTCACCCAACAGCCAGTCGTAATGCAGTACGTTACGGAAAAATTTATTGACTGTATTTGCGAAGAAATCACAGAGGCAAGAGCAAAGCAAAATCTAGAAGAAATTTCGCTATTTCGGAATCATCCCATCATCGAAGCACAGGCTAAAGACTATGTGAGAGAAACGCAAATTCGCCTCATCCTCAAACCCATTAAAGAAAAGTTGCTTTCCACTTTTAAAAGTAATACATTGCTAGAACAGCACCTCGCTCAAATTTTGACGAACCTGCGAGGCAAGCCAGACATAGAAATCGGCTACGCCGGAGGAAATATAATCAATTTATTGCGGCAGATGCAGACCGATTTAAGCAGTTACGACTTTTCCGATTTAACCATTTGGGAAGCTTACCTGGTAGACGTAAATTTGCATTATGTTAATTTCCAAAACTCCAACCTAGCCAAGTCGGTTTTTGCCGAAACATTAGGTAGCATCTTGTCAGTACAATTTAGCCCGGATGGGCAATTGTTCGCTATGGGCGATACAAATGGCGAGATTCACTTATGGCAAGTTAGGGATGGCAAGCATCTTTTGACTTGTAAAAAACACAACAGTTGGGTTTGGTCGATCGCCTTCAGTCCTGACGGTCAAATTCTAGCGAGCTGTAGTTTTGATGAAACTGTAAAATTGTGGGATATCCGCAACGGTCAGTGTTTGAAGACTTTGCGAGGACATATCCATTGTATTTGGTCAGTTGCTTTTAGCCCGCCAAGTGATATTTTAGCAAGTGCTGGTGACGATCGTACCGTGAAATTGTGGGATATCAACACCGGAAAGTGCATCAAAACTTTAGAGGGACATACCCATATAATTAATGCAATAGCTTTCAACCCAGAAGGTACAATGCTCGCTAGCGGGAGTAACGATGAAACCATAAAGTTGTGGGATATCGCTACTCACAAGTGCCTCAAAACATTACACGGACATACGTCTAAAATTTGGTCGGTTGCTTTTAGTCCAGATGGTAAAATTTTAGCTAGCGGTAGTTCCGATCGGACAGTGAAGTTATGGGACGTGGCTAATGGTAACTGCTTGAAAACATTACAAGGACATCACAATTGGATACTCTCCGTTGCTTTCGATCCTCAAGGTAAGATTCTTGCTACTGGCAGTGAAGATGGCACAGTAAAATTATGGGATATCGATACAGGTAAATGTTTTAAGACTTTGCAGGGACATCCCGATCGCGTTTGGTCAGTTGCGTTTCATCCAGACAGTCAAATACTTGCGACTGGTGGAGATGGTCGCATTATCAAGTTATGGAATGTCGCCACTTATCAATGCTTTAAAACTTTACAGGGACAGCTCGGCAATACGATCTGGTCACTCAGCTTCAGTCCCAATAGCTTTATCCTAGCCAGCGGTGGTGAAGATGGAATGGTGAGACTGTGGGATATCCAAGCAGGTAAGTGCCTGAAAACCTTCCCAACTCATACCAATTGCATTTGGTCAGTTGCCTTTAGTCCAGACAGTCAAACTCTTGTCAGCGGTGGTGCAGATTGTACTCCTAAATTGTGGGATTTCAGTACAGGGCAATGCCAAATAACTAATGAGAATCATGCACATCACATCCGAACTGTTGCATTTAGCCCAGATGGTAAAATTTTTGCTACTGGTAGTGAAGACTATACCGTAAAAGTATGGGATGTCCTTACCCGTCAATGCCGCAACACTTTTGAGGGCCATACCGATCTGGTATTATCGATCGCTTTTAGCCCTGATGGTCGAATAGTTGCTACTAGCAGCGGCGATCGAACTGTGAAGTTATGGGATGTTAGCAGCGCTCAATGTCTAAAAACTCTAGAGAAACACTCTTGCTTCGTTTTTTCAATCGATTTCCATCAAAATGGATGGATGCTTGCTGCCAACGATAAAAACACCGTGAAATTGTGGGATATTAGTACAGGGGAGTGCGTGAAAGTTTTGGTCGGTCATAGCGATCGAGTTCGATGCCTTGCCTTCAGTCCCGACGGTCAAATTTTGGCTAGTGCCGGTGAAGATAATACAATACGCTGCTGGGATGTCAATACCGGTCAGTGTTTTGCAATTTTAGAAGGGCATAGTAATTTTGTGCTGTCAGTTGACTTCAGTCTGGACAGTCAAATTCTTGCTAGCGGCAGCCAAGATGAAACGATTAAGCTGTGGAATGTCACAACGGGCGAGTGCCTGAAAACTCTTAGAAGTCCCAGAGCTTATGAAGGCATGAAAATTTCTGGCGTCGCTGGTTTAACCGAGGCGACTGTGGCGACGCTCAAGATGTTGGGTGCCCAAGGCTAG
- a CDS encoding NB-ARC domain-containing protein has translation MASTLSKVQDEFTEAANYWNLEKLYIDLASAKGKGLTPVEKKILRGLLCGYSPAEIANAIYKTRSSSSVRVYLSNGLYKYIESLLIYQTGATIKITHWSRVTIILEEAGYKIASFNQSDLKNLLPEPLASPLYLISSNARHCDWGEAIDVSIFYGREQELAQLEEWIVTDRCRLVTLLGMGGIGKTALSVRLAQLIQDKFEYAIWRSLRHAPPIQVFLTNLIQFLSKNSINFSESVSVADKISQLIDCLRASRCLLILDNVDFLLQANTYTGNFREGYETYGELFKRIGEVLHQSCTILTSREKIKVIGSNEGAILPVRSLHIKGLAEIECEKIIKAKGLILSEAEAKLLINRYAGNPLALKNVLTTIKDLFDGDTSAFLQENVLACGELRELLDEQLNRLSNPEKQVVRWLASQQELVLTSELPEHRIPSLSRRELIEALESLARRSLIYRNAASFRLQPIFLEYLNEQQRDCQRQEIHSQPVKQE, from the coding sequence ATGGCATCTACATTAAGTAAAGTGCAAGACGAATTTACAGAAGCTGCTAATTACTGGAATCTGGAGAAATTATATATAGATCTTGCCTCTGCCAAAGGCAAAGGTCTTACACCTGTTGAAAAAAAAATTCTGAGAGGATTGCTTTGCGGCTATAGTCCGGCTGAAATAGCTAATGCCATCTATAAAACTCGCAGTAGCAGTTCCGTTAGGGTATATCTATCTAATGGGTTGTACAAGTACATTGAATCATTGTTGATTTATCAAACTGGAGCAACGATAAAAATTACTCACTGGAGTCGCGTCACTATTATACTGGAAGAAGCCGGATACAAAATCGCTTCATTTAATCAATCCGATCTGAAGAATTTATTACCAGAACCACTTGCCAGCCCGCTTTACTTAATTTCATCAAACGCTCGACACTGCGATTGGGGAGAAGCAATTGATGTTAGTATATTTTACGGACGAGAACAGGAATTAGCTCAGTTAGAAGAGTGGATAGTTACCGATCGCTGTCGCTTGGTGACGCTGCTGGGTATGGGTGGGATTGGTAAAACCGCTTTGTCCGTGCGCCTTGCACAGCTAATTCAGGATAAATTTGAGTATGCTATATGGCGATCTCTTCGCCACGCTCCACCCATCCAAGTTTTTCTAACTAACTTAATTCAATTTTTATCTAAAAATAGTATAAATTTCTCTGAATCAGTAAGCGTAGCTGACAAAATATCACAACTCATTGACTGCTTAAGAGCTTCTCGATGTCTGTTAATATTGGATAACGTAGATTTTCTTCTCCAAGCGAATACTTACACAGGTAATTTTCGAGAAGGATATGAAACTTACGGGGAATTATTCAAACGTATCGGAGAAGTATTGCATCAAAGCTGCACGATCCTTACCAGTCGGGAAAAAATAAAAGTTATAGGCTCGAATGAAGGAGCTATATTACCAGTTCGCTCTTTACACATCAAAGGTTTAGCAGAAATTGAATGTGAAAAAATTATTAAAGCCAAAGGATTAATTTTGAGCGAGGCCGAAGCTAAATTATTAATTAATCGATATGCAGGCAATCCTTTAGCTTTAAAAAATGTTTTAACGACTATAAAAGATTTATTTGATGGCGATACATCAGCATTTTTACAAGAGAATGTTTTGGCTTGTGGAGAATTACGGGAATTGTTAGACGAGCAGTTAAATCGATTGTCAAATCCAGAAAAGCAAGTAGTACGATGGTTGGCAAGTCAGCAAGAGTTAGTTTTAACATCAGAATTGCCAGAGCATAGGATACCATCTCTATCCAGGCGAGAACTAATAGAGGCGCTGGAATCTTTAGCGAGGCGATCGCTAATTTATAGAAACGCCGCCAGTTTTAGACTCCAGCCTATATTTCTGGAGTATTTGAACGAGCAACAGCGCGACTGTCAGCGCCAAGAAATACATTCTCAACCAGTTAAACAAGAATAG
- a CDS encoding shikimate kinase — protein MNNILRGINLYLIGMMGAGKTTVGRLLAQQLGYRFFDTDALIEQAAGGQSINEIFATAGEEAFREIESQVLAELSAYTKLAISTGGGIVLRQKNWSYLHHGLIVWLDVPVELLMTRLAEDSTRPLLKDANPQKKLEMLLEQRRKLYAQADIRVTADASLTPEQVAARVIEEIPKVIKPEVTAADN, from the coding sequence GTGAACAATATTTTAAGAGGAATCAATCTCTACCTGATTGGTATGATGGGAGCCGGGAAGACGACTGTTGGGCGGTTATTGGCACAGCAGCTGGGCTACCGTTTTTTTGACACCGATGCTCTCATCGAGCAAGCAGCAGGCGGTCAATCTATTAACGAAATTTTTGCAACCGCTGGTGAAGAAGCTTTTCGAGAGATCGAAAGTCAGGTGCTGGCCGAGCTGTCGGCATATACAAAACTAGCGATTTCCACTGGTGGCGGCATAGTGCTGCGGCAAAAAAACTGGAGTTACCTGCACCACGGTTTGATCGTCTGGCTGGACGTACCCGTAGAATTACTGATGACCCGCTTGGCAGAGGATAGCACGCGCCCCCTCTTAAAGGATGCCAACCCTCAGAAAAAGCTGGAAATGCTTCTAGAACAAAGACGCAAGCTTTATGCTCAAGCAGACATTCGCGTTACCGCAGACGCAAGCTTAACACCCGAACAAGTAGCAGCGCGAGTAATAGAGGAAATTCCCAAAGTCATTAAACCAGAAGTTACCGCTGCCGATAATTAA